A single Alcanivorax borkumensis SK2 DNA region contains:
- the urtD gene encoding urea ABC transporter ATP-binding protein UrtD has translation MNALDNLRETFRRDQVFDFMRQGTRPVLPGQLDSGTSKNILYMEDITVSFDGFKAINDLTLYIKTGELRCIIGPNGAGKSTMMDVITGKTRPDSGTCFFGQTLDLTRMSETDIATAGIGRKFQKPTVFPEHTAFENLELAMHSPKGPWHSLFTRLSGEQTNWIEETLYTVGLLGERNKVAGLLSHGQKQWLEIGMVLMQKPQLLLVDEPIAGMTRQEVERTGELLKSLAGKHSVVVVEHDMEFIRSIASTVTVLHQGSVLAEGTMEQVQNDPKVIEVYLGE, from the coding sequence ATGAATGCACTGGATAACCTGCGCGAGACTTTTCGCCGTGATCAGGTATTCGATTTCATGCGCCAAGGCACCCGCCCAGTGCTCCCAGGGCAACTGGATTCTGGTACCAGTAAAAATATTCTCTACATGGAAGATATCACCGTCAGCTTTGATGGTTTCAAAGCGATCAATGATTTGACTCTGTATATCAAAACCGGCGAATTACGCTGCATCATCGGCCCCAACGGGGCCGGTAAATCCACCATGATGGATGTGATCACCGGCAAGACCCGTCCGGATAGCGGCACCTGTTTTTTCGGCCAGACCCTGGACCTCACCCGCATGAGTGAAACGGACATTGCCACCGCCGGCATCGGCCGAAAATTCCAGAAGCCCACCGTGTTCCCGGAACACACCGCTTTCGAGAACCTGGAGCTGGCCATGCACAGCCCCAAGGGCCCCTGGCATTCTCTTTTCACTCGGCTCAGCGGCGAGCAAACAAACTGGATTGAAGAAACGCTATACACCGTCGGGCTGTTAGGCGAGCGCAACAAGGTGGCTGGGCTGCTGTCTCATGGCCAGAAACAATGGCTGGAAATCGGCATGGTACTGATGCAAAAACCGCAGCTGCTACTGGTGGACGAACCCATCGCCGGCATGACCCGCCAAGAAGTCGAGCGCACCGGAGAGTTGCTGAAAAGCCTTGCCGGCAAACATTCCGTCGTTGTCGTCGAGCATGACATGGAGTTTATTCGTTCCATCGCCAGCACCGTCACGGTACTTCACCAGGGCAGTGTGCTGGCCGAAGGCACCATGGAGCAAGTACAGAACGATCCGAAAGTGATTGAAGTGTATTTGGGCGAATAA
- the urtE gene encoding urea ABC transporter ATP-binding subunit UrtE, whose protein sequence is MLQLNKVNQYYGQSHTLWDIDLDLKKGECLCVMGRNGVGKTTLLKTIMGLLPVKSGSIEFNGTDFTTLAAEERARAGIGYVPQGREIFPLLSVEENLETGLQARPDRSKKIPERIYELFPVLHEMRHRRGGDLSGGQQQQLAIGRALALDPTLLILDEPTEGIQPNIVDMIGRVIKTLNQQEGLTVLLVEQKLHFARATADRFAIIDRGSKVAEGDMGELDETLIKRYLTV, encoded by the coding sequence GTGTTACAACTGAACAAGGTTAACCAATACTACGGCCAATCCCACACCCTCTGGGATATAGACCTCGACCTGAAGAAAGGCGAATGCCTGTGTGTCATGGGCCGCAACGGCGTGGGTAAAACAACCCTGCTGAAAACGATTATGGGCTTATTGCCGGTTAAAAGTGGCAGCATTGAATTCAATGGTACCGATTTTACTACGCTAGCCGCCGAAGAGCGGGCCCGAGCGGGCATTGGCTATGTCCCTCAGGGGCGGGAAATTTTCCCTCTGCTAAGCGTGGAAGAAAACCTGGAAACCGGCTTACAGGCCCGACCGGATCGCAGCAAGAAAATTCCAGAGCGTATTTACGAACTCTTCCCGGTGCTGCACGAAATGCGCCATCGTCGCGGTGGCGACTTGTCCGGCGGACAGCAACAACAGCTGGCGATCGGTCGCGCCCTAGCACTGGACCCAACACTGCTCATTCTGGATGAACCCACAGAAGGTATTCAACCCAACATTGTCGACATGATTGGCCGGGTGATCAAAACTCTAAACCAACAAGAAGGGCTCACCGTGCTACTGGTAGAACAGAAGCTTCACTTCGCCCGCGCCACCGCCGATCGCTTCGCCATTATCGACCGGGGCAGTAAAGTAGCAGAGGGGGACATGGGCGAACTGGATGAGACGCTGATCAAGCGTTATTTGACGGTTTAG